The following coding sequences lie in one Vitis vinifera cultivar Pinot Noir 40024 chromosome 19, ASM3070453v1 genomic window:
- the LOC100246982 gene encoding glycerophosphodiester phosphodiesterase GDPDL4 — MSKLRQVILLFLLHSVALVSAQGSTNGTSSWQTLNGNAPLVIARGGFSGLFPDSSSAAYSLALMTSLSNVVLWCDVQLTKDGAGICFPDMKLENASDISIVFKNRNNVYLVNGVSTPGWFSVDFTLTDLETVALNQGVYSRSGRFDGNLFPILTVQEMVKLIRPPGLWLNLQHDVFYTKHNLSMRNFVLSVSKSVIVDYISSPEVAFLRGVSQRFKATKTKLIFRFLEKEETDPSTNQTYGSLLNNLTFIKTFASGILVPKGYIWPVNKNSYLESSTLVVQNAHKEGLEVFGSDFINDIPFSYNYSYDPIAEVLNFIDNDAFSVDGVLSDFPITPSAAIDCFAHIGKNASGQEKPLIISYNGASGDYPSCTDLAYTKAISDGVDVLDCNVQMTKDGTPICLSSINLMDSTKVAQTPFSTFTTTITELQKGSGIFTFNLTWEDIRSLTPAISNPYSTFRLSRNPAAKTAGKLVSLSDFLSIAKEANSLSGGVLIGIEHAAFLVKVGLSVTDAVLDALSKAGYDNVTTPRVMIQSTNSSVLKEFKEKKKNYELVYRVDENIRDASDATIEDIKKFATSVVISKDSIYPENKAFITGATDIVSRLKKNNLPVYVQRFDNEFISQAWDFFSDATVEINSFVTGAGIDGVITSFPQTAASYRKNRCLKYKNAPSYMSPVQPGSLMQVITSDDMPPALAPYPVLTESDVAEPPLQEVAPATPTSSTNAGTTAPAPTSPNGQPRIATCIVLSNLAVLLVAVLLL, encoded by the exons GAAATGCACCTTTGGTCATAGCACGTGGTGGGTTTTCAGGGCTATTTCCTGATTCTAGTTCAGCTGCATATAGTTTGGCATTAATGACCAGTTTGTCCAATGTGGTCCTCTGGTGTGATGTGCAATTAACAAAAGATGGAGCTGGAATTTGCTTTCCTGATATGAAGCTAGAGAATGCTTCCgatatttcaattgttttcaaaaacaggaATAATGTCTACCTTGTCAATGGAGTCTCTACGCCAGGATGGTTTTCTGTTGATTTTACACTTACTGACCTCGAAACTGTTGCTT TAAATCAAGGAGTTTATTCTCGAAGTGGTAGGTTTGATGGTAATCTTTTCCCAATTCTTACCGTTCAAGAGATGGTTAAGCTAATAAGGCCACCAGGTTTATGGTTGAATCTTCAG CATGATGTATTCTATACAAAACACAATCTGAGTATGAGAAACTTTGTACTTTCTGTATCTAAAAGTGTTATAGTTGATTATATCTCATCACCAGAGGTGGCTTTTCTGAGAGGTGTCTCGCAACGATTTAAAGCAACGAAGACGAAATTGATCTTCCGATTTCTAGAAAAAGAGGAAACAGATCCCTCAACCAACCAAACTTATGGTTCTCTCCTAAATAATCTTACATTCATAAAGACATTTGCCTCTGGAATTCTTGTTCCCAAAGGTTACATATGGCCTGTGAATAAGAATTCATATTTGGAATCTTCTACCTTAGTTGTACAAAATGCTCATAAAGAAGGATTGGAAGTTTTTGGATCAGATTTTATCAACGATATTCCTTTTAGCTACAATTACAGTTATGATCCAATAGCTGAGGTCTTGAATTTCATTGACAATGATGCCTTCTCGGTCGATGGTGTACTATCTGACTTCCCAATAACTCCATCGGCAGCCATAG ATTGCTTTGCTCACATTGGCAAAAATGCTTCAGGACAAG AAAAGCCTTTAATTATCTCATACAATGGAGCAAGTGGAGACTACCCTTCTTGTACTGATTTGGCATATACCAAAGCCATTTCAGATGGTGTAGATGTTCTTGATTGTAATGTTCAAATGACAAAGGATGGCACACCAATTTGCTTAAGCTCTATTAATCTTATGGATAGCACAAAAGTTGCCCAAACACCTTTCAGCACTTTTACAACAACTATTACAGAGCTTCAAAAAGGCAGTGGAATATTTACCTTCAACCTCACTTGGGAGGATATTCGTAGCTTGACCC CGGCAATATCAAACCCATATTCAACTTTCAGATTGTCCCGAAATCCAGCAGCCAAAACTGCTGGGAAATTGGTGTCATTGTCAGACTTTTTGAGCATTGCAAAAGAAGCAAATTCTCTTTCTGGTGGTGTCTTGATCGGCATTGAG CATGCAGCCTTCCTTGTGAAGGTGGGATTAAGCGTCACAGATGCAGTCCTTGACGCCTTGAGCAAAGCTGGTTATGATAATGTAACCACACCCAGAGTAATGATTCAGTCCACCAACAGTTCTGTGCTGAAGGAGttcaaggaaaagaagaagaattatGAGCTTGTGTACAGAGTTGATGAAAATATCCGTGATGCCTCTGATGCAACCATTGAGGACATCAAGAAATTTGCCACTTCTGTGGTTATCAGCAAAGATTCCATCTATCCTGAGAACAAGGCATTCATCACTGGTGCTACGGATATTGTATCAAGGCTCAAGAAGAATAATCTCCCCGTTTATGTACAACGCTTTGATAATGAGTTTATATCTCAGGCATGGGACTTCTTCTCAGATGCAACCGTAGAAATCAACTCATTTGTCACGGGAGCTGGAATTGATGGTGTAATCACAAGCTTCCCTCAAACAGCTGCTTCATATAGAA AGAACCGATGCTTAAAGTACAAGAATGCACCGTCATACATGAGTCCTGTTCAGCCTGGCAGTCTCATGCAAGTCATCACTAGCGACGACATGCCACCTGCTCTGGCTCCATACCCGGTGCTGACAGAGTCTGATGTGGCTGAACCTCCACTACAAGAAGTCGCACCAGCTACCCCGACTTCCAGCACAAACGCTGGAACTACAGCACCTGCTCCCACCTCACCAAACGGGCAACCTAGAATTGCCACATGCATTGTCCTGTCCAATCTTGCTGTGCTCCTTGTGGCCGTTCTGCTGCTATGA